The Theropithecus gelada isolate Dixy chromosome 3, Tgel_1.0, whole genome shotgun sequence genomic sequence TAGAGGAggatattggaaaagaaaaaagaaatgtttcaagaGGCAGGAAATACAAGCTTTATGTGATCACGCGGAAGCTAATCATCAAGTTTAAGTTGGGATTTTCAGTAAGCAAAAGCCACAAAATTAAGAGAATATCTCCTTAAGGCTCATGATTTTACTTGTTAGCATCCtgacacatagcaatattaatattttcttggaCATATGGCTAAGAgattcttgagatttttttttaatcttaatgcAAATTAGTTGTGAGAATGAGTCTAATGTAGATTGTGGTTTGCTTCACATATAACTCAGGTTGGATAAACTAATTTGTGCAAATCAGGGGAGTCAAATTTCAGAAACTACTGTCTGCTCAATTGAACTTCCAACTTCTGACACCATGTGCTACTACCACAACTATTATGGTAGCCTGGACTATGGCTGCAGCTATGGCTCTGAATATGGTGACTCTGGTTATGCCTGCAACTTTCCAAGCTCCTATGGAAGGTTCCTACTGGCTCCTACAAAGAAATTCCAATTGCCAGTCACTTTGAGTCATTTTCTTGTGATGCACTAATTGCATCAACAGGGTTGTTTATGGATTAATTATTGTCTGTCCAATTTTAACTAAATCTAAGTATTGATTACCAGAGGTCATATTTGCATTGAATTGGTGAAATTTCCCACCGGTTAGTAGGAAAATCCTCTGATATGTTGTtacttttatgtgtttgtttatatctATTATAATATTAACAATTTCCATGCAGGAAAACttataaatttgcattttaataaatataatcacTTTCACAATATGTATTGCttatcacatttattcatttctctttatcatttgtatatctgtgtgtgtgtgtgtgtgtgtgtgaaagagagagagaaaaagggagaaacagagagagtgAAATTGCTACCTGTGGCTATTTTAGTTAGTGACGTGACAAAACAGGCAAGGCATGACTGATGTTTTTCCAACAATGTTTGTATAAAAGTATTTTCAAGTGCAGTTTCAAGAATACTGTCCTCTATATTGATCTAATGCaagtttcattttagaaaaattcaatGTTTGACCTAGGTAATTGGCAAAACCAGTAGCACTATTACCCACCAAGCTATTTTCTATTGCAATTTTCTCTCTCCTAATAGTCTACATTTAAACATGTGCTTCTGTACTGATACAACTCCAGCCCTGCATTGGGTACTCTGACCTCTTTTCACTCACTCTTGTAGATGAGAATCCTCTATATGAAGCTGATTGGTATGCCTGAAAATCCTGTGTTTCCACAGCAAAGATTACCTCATTTATAGGTCTAAATGATTCTTTTGAGTTCTTCTAACTCTGATCATCTTCTAGCAGAATTcctgttactattttttaaagtggtgACTTGGATAGAATAACATCTTGAAAACCACATTTCTGGCCCAAATGCGTTCTGGTGATACCCTTAATTATGAGAGTTGACTTTCTGTGAAGCTCCCTGTGATAATTTATCATGTTTATTCCATccacttattaaatattattaatgaaTTATGAGTCATTAATTATGATAAagcaatgagaataaaatataaacaaataatagtagatattcattcatttgctaCTCTTAAATGTAGCAGAACTACCAATGATCAACGTAGGGATCACACTTTGTGATCAATATGAGTCGAGCGAAGTATCTCCCCGGCCCCCAAGTGCAGGCTTTCTAAAAgcaaacagaagtaaaaacactGTATTGCtgtccattccttccttcctggagTGAGAAAGTCAATCCATTAGCAGTTCCAACCCGACCTGCCCCATCAGTGACTGGATAGAGAGGTTGGTGATCATTCCtctggtaaaaaaagaaaataagagggaAGTGATTCCATTTTAACTAAGATATAGCTTGGGCCTCTGCTcattatttgcataaattatCCCATTTAATGGACTAGCAAacttaaatgttaaacattttaatttctattgcAGTCATGCTAAATTAAATCAACTTTTAGAAAGGTAAAACTGAAAGACAGTTGGTGAAATTGTGCAGGATTGAAAATTTGTGTTTATTCCTGTACACAATTCTTGATACAAGTTAGTGCTCTCGTATCAAGACTGATGGAGGCCACTATACTTTGTATGGTATTTCATAATTATTAACTTATTGTACAAATGGGTATCAATACATTCATTCTGGCAGTTTGGAACACCagatttaaaatcaataaaacattatatataaaaaatgatacaacatGCATATTGGTACTAAATATACACATCatatgttgttatttatttagagtTATGGGAAgttcaaaaaaagaacaaattaatcagtaataaaagtGAGAATAGCGGTACCTCTGGGCATGAGGGTATTGGATAAGAAAGGGCACAGCGGAATCTCCTGGGTGGaggaaatgttttgtattttgatcTAGTTAATGGTTATAtgggtgtatacatatataaaaatccatTAAGCTGTATATATAAGATTAGTGCCCTTTACCATATGCATATTAGGaatgaattaaaaactgaaacagtgaaatgaaatgagatattTAAAACTATGGCACTATCATAggacagaaaattaaattaattaatatagaaattccaggggaaaaaaaaatggacagtTTGGTAAATAATGTAAGAACTGTCCGGCATTTTGAGAaagtgtgtatacatgtgtgtgtgtgtgtttatgtatatgtttgtgtgtgtgtgaaaaaatatttttttcttccagtaacAACCATGATTTTCAGGGGTAATAAATatctaaacataagaaaataaatattaacattgcTAAAATTCTAGGAGTGACCTGCCTACTGAAAATGTAAACTCCAATTACTGTAAGTTATTAAttgactttattttataaaaatactaacTCTTTCCTCGATTGCCAAAGTCAATTACACAAGACTAAAAGAAAATCCTGGATTGTAAAAAGTTAATTATTATGtatcagctatttttaaaaggggaacaacacacactgggaccttttggagggtggaaggtgggagaagaaagaggaccaggaaaaataagtaatgggtactaggcttaatacctgggtgataaaataatctgcactacaaacccccatgatacaaatttacctatgtaacaaacctgcattggTACCCCCAAGcaaaacataaaagttaaaaaaaactctataatacatacaatttacaaaaggaaaagatgCGAATAGCCAACAATTATATGCAAAGGTTTTTACTCTATCTAGTAATAAAATATACTGATATTGAATCACAGTACAAATTTTTTTCTACTGActggttaaaaattaaaatgactgatAATATATAAAAgcacagatggggaaaatgagtgttttattgtatttttaggatATAGAATTTTATAAACATGTGGAGCCAGTTTTCAATAATTATAGCTATTTTATTTGttgcttacttatttatttattttgaaacaggtgcctctctctgttgcccaggctgagtgctcTGATGCAATCGCAACTCACCACAACATCTAACTTTTAGTCTctggagatcctcctgcctctgactcctgagtagctgcagttacaggcataagccaccatgcctggcaattgtacctattttaaataaacattttaggaaGACCTTCTAGAGGAGCattaacaaaagaataaatattaaatatgaacacatatatataatatatacatatataacacatattaTATAGACACATTATACACcatatatatgtctataaatgcatatgtatggcttattcatttagaaaaataccagaaatttgaaaataaactttattggAATAtggtttatataaaataaaatgcactttaAGATCAGATTTTTCTGAACATAGACAAATATATAACTGTAaaactgtcaccaccaccacaatgAAGATATCAAAATTTTCCATAATCCCAAACTTTCTCTGATACATCTTAGAAGTAAATCCTTACCCTAAACCAGTCCCCAAGTAGCCACTGATATGATTTGTACCACGATAGGTTACTTTGGTCATTTCTAAATGTACATAACAATGATATAATGCAGAGTACTTCTAtgatttattcttattttggTGTGTGTCAGTATTCCCTTCCTTATTATGGTTGAGAAGCATCCCATTGaatggattaaataatttatttatccattcacctgtttcTGACTTTTTTTAAAGGTTGGAGTTAATATGAATATGATGGACATATAGGGGTGGGTCATATGGTAAAAGTATGCTTAACTTTATTTGCTGCATTTTTATTCTGAGGATGTACAATTTGCATTCCGTATTCAATGCATGAGCATTCTAattcctccacattctcaccagcacttTGCATTGTCATGCTTTTGCATTTCAGTCATTTTGTAAAGTGTTTAGtggtttttcattttggttttaagtTGAAGACTCAAAATGTTGTGCGTCATTTCATATGAACATTGGCCACCCACATGTCCTCTTTTGTGAAGCacttgttcaaatcttttgcccttTTTGTTGAATTGGTTTTCTTCTGATTATTTGGTTATAAAAGCTtaaaataagggggaaaaaaggaaagaacagatgaGCCATAAAATAAGTATAGATTATTTTCTAAGTTTGTGGCTCatctattctttcctttttcctctttttcctgtttttatttagaTTAATTGATGttttagcattttgtttttgCCACTATTTGTTTATTAGACATGGCTACATTTATTATAGAAACATCTGCTTTAAGGACTGTGATATGCATCTCAATTAACACACTGCCATTTCATGTGTGACATATTAACCTTGTAGCAGTATGCTTACTTCCCACCATCCTTTGCTATCGTtgttataaattttacttttatatgtcATAAACTCCATAAATCATGTTTATTCTTTTGATTACGGTTGATTACTCAAGAagctaaacattttataaaatgttttcattttacctGTATATAGATTATGATAatcatcgtgtgtgtgtgtgtgtgtgtgtgtgtgtgtgtgtgtgtgttcttgttACTTGGTTCCTGTTGAGCTTCTTTGGTCTTCGGAATTATAGGTgtttttttggaaattttcagccattcATTTTTCAAGACTTTTTCTGATCCCCCCCTCttctaaatataaataatgtttcattttgtaTATCAAGTTGATTGGGTTAAGGGATACTCAGATTACTGGTAAAATGTTCTTTTGGGTGTGTCTATGAAGGTTTTCTAGGAGAGATTAGCATCTGATTCACTAGATTGAGTTAAGAAGATCCCTCTCAATGGATCTATGTCTCAATGCAGGTGGACATAAATCAGTCTGTTCCGTGACTAAATAGAGTAAAGCGGCAAAAGAGAGGCACATTCACTCTCTGATTAAGCTGAGACACCTATCTTCTCCTGTGTTTGGCCATGAGTGCTCCTGATTCTCAGAGTTTTGGACTCAGACGGAGAT encodes the following:
- the LOC112620044 gene encoding keratin-associated protein 22-2 translates to MCYYHNYYGSLDYGCSYGSEYGDSGYACNFPSSYGRFLLAPTKKFQLPVTLSHFLVMH